The Brachionichthys hirsutus isolate HB-005 chromosome 11, CSIRO-AGI_Bhir_v1, whole genome shotgun sequence genome includes a window with the following:
- the shkbp1 gene encoding SH3KBP1-binding protein 1 gives MSTTVRSGDIIHLNVGGKRFSTSRQTLTWVPDSFFSSLLSGRISTLKDETGAIFIDRDPSLFATILNFLRTKELHPRSINVHMLMHEAEFYGITPLVRKLQLCDELDRSSCGNVLFNGYLPPPVYPAKRRNRHSVAGSQFMAGRVPPAERAPVRRSNTMPPNLGHSGMLGRAGFEERTAAGQFSDPGLVRIICGHHNWIAVAYAQFVVCYRVKESTGWQQVFTSPRLDWVIDRVALNAKVMAGSLGDNDKMVAVASATEIILWSVCADGNGNEIGVFSLNVPVEALFFVGNQLIATSHTGKVGVWNAVTKHWQNQDVVPISSYDTAGSFLILGGNNGSIYYIDVQKFPLRMKDNDLLVTELFRDPSEDAITALSVYLTPKSSDSGNWIEIAYGTSSGTVRVIVQHPETVGSGPQLFQTFSVHRSPVTKIMLSEKHLISVCADNNHVRTWTVTRFRGMISTQPGSTPLTSFKILSLDEVDGHGGCGAGTEIGPFGERDDQQVFIQRVVPDTDKLYVRLSSNGKRVCEVRSVDGTCITAFMVHECEGSSRIGSRPRRYLFSGHSNGSIQMWDLTTAMDIAGKVDIRALGGPTEEELLELLDQCDLALTRTPDSTPRASTCSLHFQLGDAFRMERLLSAGGRGGSSSSGSSASLCGSVPCQAPPPAPLTKPVRDAGGSAGPGPGPQTFAIPTYMHSSSPSQMARSRVRPDRDRDCGPVRRGSFVERCQELAKSSEAAPGSGFGALPGSEGARRSLAVCSELDARFGSRTPTTFSVSPAARHSSGTTSSSSSSSSRCRATPTSSSSPTSPQTPSMSPSRSSGSVTPQRGAAASPPDSPAGPDGPDGPTSDPPASPKPHMNETSF, from the exons ATCTTCATCGACAGGGACCCCTCCCTGTTTGCCACCATCCTTAACTTCCTGCGGACCAAAGAACTGCACCCCCGCTCCATCAACGTGCACATGCTCATGCACGAGGCCGAGTTCTACGGCATCACGCCGCTGG TGCggaagctgcagctgtgtgaCGAGCTGGACCGCTCCTCCTGCGGGAACGTGCTGTTTAACGGCTACCTGCCCCCGCCAG TCTACCCGGCAAAGCGACGCAACCGCCACAGCGTGGCCGGGTCGCAGTTCATGGCGGGGAGAGTCCCTCCTGCAGAGAGAGCCCCCGTCCGGCGCAGCAACACCATGCCCCCCAACCTGGGGCATTCTGGGATGCTGGGCAGGGCGGGCTTCGAGGAGAGAACGGCCGCAg GTCAGTTCTCCGACCCCGGCCTGGTCCGGATCATCTGTGGTCACCACAACTGGATCGCCGTGGCCTACGCCCAGTTCGTCGTCTGCTACAG ggtgaaGGAGTCCACTGGCTGGCAGCAGGTCTTCACGTCTCCTCGTCTGGACTGGGTGATTGACCGAGTCGCGCTCAACGCCAAAGTGATGGCCGGCTCGCTGGGAGACAACGACAAGATGGTGGCCGTCGCCTCGGCGACCGAGATCATCCTGTGGTCCGTCTGCGCGGACGGCAACGGGAATGAGATCG GCGTCTTCAGTCTCAACGTCCCCGTGGAGGCCCTCTTCTTCGTCGGTAATCAGCTGATAGCGACCAGCCACACCGGGAAGGTCGGGGTTTGGAACGCCGTCACCAAACACTGGCAG AATCAGGACGTGGTTCCGATCAGCAGCTACGACACCGCCGGCTCCTTCCTCATCCTGGGGGGCAACAACGGCTCCATCTACTACATAG ACGTGCAGAAGTTTCCTCTGAGGATGAAGGACAACGATCTTCTGGTGACGGAGCTGTTCCGAGACCCGAGCGAGGACGCCATCACCGCCCTCAGCGTCTACCTCACGCCCAAATCCA GTGACAGCGGGAACTGGATCGAGATCGCGTACGGGACCAGCTCCGGGACCGTCCGGGTCATCGTTCAGCACCCGGAGACGGTCGGCTCGGGTCCGCAGCTCTTCCAGACGTTTTCCGTCCATCGCAGCCCCGTCACCAAGATCATGCTGTCGGAGAAACACCTGATCTCAG tgtgcgCCGACAACAACCACGTCCGGACCTGGACGGTGACCCGGTTCAGAGGGATGATCTCCACCCAGCCCGGATCCACGCCGCTCACCTCCTTCAAGATCCTCAGCCTGGATGAGGTCGACGGACACGGAGGCTGCGGCGCCGGCACGGAGATAG GCCCGTTTGGCGAGCGAGACGACCAGCAGGTGTTCATCCAGAGAGTCGTACCGGACACGGATAAACTCTACGTCAGGCTGTCGTCCAATGGGAAGAG GGTCTGCGAGGTGCGTTCGGTGGACGGCACCTGCATCACGGCCTTCATGGTCCACGAGTGCGAAGGCTCGAGTCGCATCGGCTCCCGTCCCCGTCGGTACCTTTTCAGCGGCCATAGCAACGGCAGCATCCAGATGTGGGACCTGACGACCGCGATGGACATCGCCGGGAAGGTCGACATCAGAG CTCTGGGCGGGCCcacggaggaggagctgctggagcttttGGACCAGTGTGACCTGGCTCTGACCAGAACACCTGACAGCACGCCGCGGGCCTCCACCTgcag cctccactTTCAGCTGGGCGACGCCTTCCGGATGGAGCGGCTCCTCTCggcaggaggacgaggaggctcctcttcttcaggttcGTCTGCCTCCCTGTGCGGCAGCGTCCCTTGccaggctccgcctcccgcTCCCCTCACCAAGCCCGTCAGAGACGCCGGAGGCTCGGCCGGACCCGGGCCGGGTCCGCAGACCTTCGCCATCCCAACCTACATGCACAGCTCCAGCCCCAGCCAGATGGCCAGGTCCCGGGTCAGACCGGACCGGGACAGGGACTGTGGTCCCGTACGAAGGGGGAGCTTCGTTGAGCGCTGCCAGGAGCTCGCAAAGAGCTCTGAAGCGGCTCCGGGCTCCGGGTTCGGGGCCCTGCCGGGGTCAGAGGGCGCTCGACGTAGCTTAGCGGTGTGCAGCGAGCTCGATGCCCGATTTGGAAGCAGAACCCCGACCACCTTCTCTGTGTCACCTGCTGCACGCCACTCGTCAGGAaccacttcatcatcatcatcatcatcatcacgctgcAGGGCCACGCCCACTTCTTCATCAAGCCCCACCTCTCCCCAAACCCCATCCATGAGCCCAAGCCGGTCTTCGGGGTCTGTTACGCCTCAGCGTGGTGCAGCGGCGTCCCCTCCTGATTCTCCAGCTGGTCCCGACGGTCCCGACGGTCCCACCAGCGACCCGCCCGCCAGCCCCAAACCACACATGAACGAGAccagcttctga
- the mffa gene encoding mitochondrial fission factor homolog B isoform X1: MSVAEFPSPESERAEMNRVQYELDYAEGISQRMRIPEMLKVAPQAHGGPLVGAQDVPQSVVMQVPERIMVAGDGHDPRFPRPRDLDLIQATPVESLSLKTPPRVLTLNERPLDFLEEEQRAASGSEEAARPQGRFRRERSASENTAARVHGQLTHNDSAATRWSPPAAVHPCPPLVDTEEGHGVRSASGVLSFIQSNTRRAYQQVLEALDENPRSKPSLRGGSASSSNPLHEPRHAITLPSYEASLDGGPDDMTVVDAATLRRQLIKLNRRLQHLEEENKERTRREVFLYSVTVAFWLINGWMWFRR, encoded by the exons ATGAGCGTCGCAGAATTCCCTTCCCCCGAGTCAGAGAGGGCTGAGATGAACCGCGTTCAGTATGAGCTCGACTACGCAGAAGGCATCAGCCAGAGGATGCGGATTCCTGAGATGCTCAAAGTGGCTCCTCAAGCCCACGGGGGCCCCCTCGTCGGCGCTCAGGACGTCCCCCAAAGCGTCGTCATGCAGGTTCCAGAGAGGATCATGGTTGCAG GAGACGGCCATGACCCCCGGTTCCCCAGACCCAGGGACCTGGACCTGATCCAGGCGACACCGGTAGAAAGCCTGTCTCTGAAGACTCCGCCCAGAGTCCTCACCCTCAACGAGCGGCCGCTGGacttcctggaggaggagcagcgggcgGCTTCCGGCAGTGAGGAGGCG GCCCGCCCCCAGGGACGATTCCGGCGAGAGCGCTCAGCCAGTGAGAACACAGCTGCTCGCGTTCACGGTCAGCTGACGCACAATGATTCTGC TGCCACCCGGTGGTCCCCCCCAGCCGCTGTCCACCCTTGTCCCCCTCTCGTGGACACTGAGGAAGGACACGGCGTGCGCAGCGCTAGCGGTGTTCTGTCTTTCATCCAGTCCAACACACGTCGGGCTTACCAGCAGGTCCTGGAGGCCTTGGATGAGAACCCCCGCAG CAAACCGTCACTGCGAGGGGGGTCGGCCTCAAGTTCCAACCCCCTGCATGAACCCAG GCACGCCATTACGTTACCATCTTACGAAGCCTCGCTGGACGGCGGGCCTGACGACATGACCGTGGTCGACGCGGCGACGCTCCGACGTCAG CTCATCAAGTTGAACCGGAGGCTCCAGCatttggaggaggagaacaaggaACGAACGAGACGGGAGGTGTTCCTGTACTCGGTCACTGTTGCTTTCTGGCTCATCAACGGCTGGATGTGGTTCCGCCGCTAG
- the mffa gene encoding mitochondrial fission factor homolog B isoform X2, translated as MSVAEFPSPESERAEMNRVQYELDYAEGISQRMRIPEMLKVAPQAHGGPLVGAQDVPQSVVMQVPERIMVAGDGHDPRFPRPRDLDLIQATPVESLSLKTPPRVLTLNERPLDFLEEEQRAASGSEEAARPQGRFRRERSASENTAARVHGQLTHNDSAHAITLPSYEASLDGGPDDMTVVDAATLRRQLIKLNRRLQHLEEENKERTRREVFLYSVTVAFWLINGWMWFRR; from the exons ATGAGCGTCGCAGAATTCCCTTCCCCCGAGTCAGAGAGGGCTGAGATGAACCGCGTTCAGTATGAGCTCGACTACGCAGAAGGCATCAGCCAGAGGATGCGGATTCCTGAGATGCTCAAAGTGGCTCCTCAAGCCCACGGGGGCCCCCTCGTCGGCGCTCAGGACGTCCCCCAAAGCGTCGTCATGCAGGTTCCAGAGAGGATCATGGTTGCAG GAGACGGCCATGACCCCCGGTTCCCCAGACCCAGGGACCTGGACCTGATCCAGGCGACACCGGTAGAAAGCCTGTCTCTGAAGACTCCGCCCAGAGTCCTCACCCTCAACGAGCGGCCGCTGGacttcctggaggaggagcagcgggcgGCTTCCGGCAGTGAGGAGGCG GCCCGCCCCCAGGGACGATTCCGGCGAGAGCGCTCAGCCAGTGAGAACACAGCTGCTCGCGTTCACGGTCAGCTGACGCACAATGATTCTGC GCACGCCATTACGTTACCATCTTACGAAGCCTCGCTGGACGGCGGGCCTGACGACATGACCGTGGTCGACGCGGCGACGCTCCGACGTCAG CTCATCAAGTTGAACCGGAGGCTCCAGCatttggaggaggagaacaaggaACGAACGAGACGGGAGGTGTTCCTGTACTCGGTCACTGTTGCTTTCTGGCTCATCAACGGCTGGATGTGGTTCCGCCGCTAG
- the LOC137901329 gene encoding LOW QUALITY PROTEIN: EH domain-containing protein 2-like (The sequence of the model RefSeq protein was modified relative to this genomic sequence to represent the inferred CDS: inserted 1 base in 1 codon) → MSIRRLRSSGKTRGDATKVTEELRNLYYKRLLPIEKHYSFHHFHSPSYEDADFDNKPMVLVMGQYSTGKTTFIRYLIEQEFPGSRVGPEPTTDNFTALMHGEAERVIPGNALTVDPKMPFRNVDPFGNAFLNRFQCVQIPNKVLENISIIDTPGILTAAKRRLSRGYDFPAVLRWFAERVDRIILLFDAHKLEFSDELTRAFGALCGHEDKLRVVLNKADGVDPQQLMRVYGALMWSLGKVFRTPEVMRVYIGSFWSEPRQTGDQYQLIEREEEDLLSDLRNLPRNAALRKXNDLVKRARLVRAHAHIISHLKEEMPAIFCRESKKHSLIYRLPVIFTKIQQQQRVPAGDFPDCSKMQETLLGQDFSKFKTLKPNLMASLEKLLTSDIASLMPFLHQQDSGGEAPPGVLDGEFLGTFRPEHFKRDPFKELPGEDESNEWAVERSKPKYDELFATLGPIGGKLSGTKARAWMTSTLLPNAVLSHVWRLADVDGDGMLDDEEFAVAAHLIEGKLGGHWLPRELPSHLVPPSKRASAAGSEE, encoded by the exons ATGTCGATCCGGAGGCTCAGGAGCAGCGGGAAAACACGGGGGGACGCCACGAAGGTGACGGAGGAGCTGAGGAATCTTTACTATAAGAGGCTGCTGCCCATAGAGAAGCACTATTCCTTCCATCACTTCCACTCTCCGAGCTACGAGGACGCGGACTTTGACAACAAGCCGATGGTCTTAGTGATGGGCCAGTACTCGACGGGAAAGACGACGTTCATCCG GTATCTCATAGAACAAGAGTTCCCCGGCAGCAGAGTCGGACCAGAGCCGACCACCGACAACTTCACCGCCCTGATGCACGGCGAGGCGGAACGAGTCATCCCTGGGAACGCCCTAACCGTAGATCCCAAAATGCCCTTCCGCAACGTCGACCCCTTTGGGAACGCGTTTCTGAACAG GTTTCAGTGCGTTCAGATTCCAAACAAAGTCCTGGAGAACATCAGCATCATCGACACGCCGGGCATCCTGACGGCGGCAAAGAGGCGGCTGAGCCGAG GCTACGACTTCCCGGCGGTGCTGCGCTGGTTTGCCGAGCGCGTGGACCGGATCATCCTGCTGTTCGACGCGCACAAGCTGGAGTTCTCCGACGAGCTCACCCGGGCCTTCGGGGCTCTGTGCGGCCACGAGGACAAGCTGCGCGTGGTTCTGAACAAAGCCGACGGCGTGGACCCGCAGCAGCTGATGAGGGTGTACGGCGCCCTCATGTGGTCGCTGGGCAAGGTGTTCCGGACCCCCGAGGTCATGAGGGTTTACATCGGGTCGTTCTGGTCGGAGCCCAGGCAGACGGGGGACCAGTACCAGCTGAtcgagcgggaggaggaggacctgcTGTCGGACCTGAGGAATCTCCCGCGCAACGCGGCGCTGCGCA TGAACGACCTGGTGAAGAGAGCGCGCCTCGTCAGG GCTCACGCGCACATCATCAGCCACCTGAAGGAGGAGATGCCGGCCATCTTCTGCAGAGAAAGCAAGAAGCACAGCCTGATCTACCGGCTCCCGGTGATCTTCACCaagatccagcagcagcagcgagtcCCCGCCGGAGACTTCCCCGACTGCAGCAAGATGCAG GAGACTCTTCTGGGGCAGGATTTCTCAAAGTTCAAGACGCTGAAGCCAAATTTAATGGCCTCGTTGGAGAAGCTCCTCACCAGCGACATCGCGAGCCTGATGCCGTTTCTCCACCAGCAAGACTCGGGGGGGGAAGCCCCCCCTGGAGTGTTGGATGGGGAGTTCCTGGGAACCTTCAGGCCCGAGCATTTCAAGAGAGACCCGTTCAAGGAACTCCCCGGGGAGGATGAGAGCAACGAATGGGCGGTGGAGAGATCCAAGCCGAAATACGACGAGCTTTTCGCTACCCTCGGGCCGATCGGAGGCAAACTGAGCGGCACCAAAGCCAGAGCGTGGATGACGAGCACCCTGCTGCCGAACGCGGTGCTTTCTCACGTCTGGCGGCTCGCCGATGTCGATGGCGATGGGATGCTGGACGACGAGGAGTTCGCTGTGGCGGCCCATCTGATTGAGGGGAAGCTGGGGGGCCACTGGCTGCCCCGGGAGCTGCCGTCTCACCTGGTGCCACCGTCGAAGCGGGCGAGCGCGGCCGGCAGTGAAGAGTAG